The DNA region CTTTCCACTCATGCGGTCCGTGAGCGGGATGTCGTCCAACGAGGTGCGTTAGTTGGACAGGTAGGTAGTACGGGTCGCTCTACAGGACCGCACTTACACTATGCAATACTATTTCAGGGCAAGCCTGTTGACCCCGAACGGTATTGTTTTTTATGGATCAAGCTGGCCCGCGCCGAACTAACCCAAATACAACAGCATCGGTCGGACGGGCAAGGTTTCATTCCAAAGAGTACCAAAGGAACGATTAAACGAGATTGAGCAACCAATTTTTCATGGCTTTTGCTCGACCTTATTTATTTCTTCCATAAACTGATGGAGCAGGGCAAGTCGTTGGGCTTCGCGCTGATCATTAATACGCTGCCGCTTGACTACTTCATTAGTGAACATAGGTACGTTCGGCTCATCCTCCTGTTCGGGATTGAACAGCCACTCGTGACTCACCTTGTGGCGTTTTACGTAGTAGAGAGCAATAAGCGTGAACATTTCACGCGAGACTTTCAGCCCGTTCTCCAGACGATAGGTCAGATTCTGTGTGGTACCAAACTCATCGGCTAGCTCCTGCTGACTCATCTTCAGGAATTCACGTACTTTAGCCATACGCCGGGCTATAAGTGCTGCATAGGCTTCATTTTCCTTTTCTAATTGCTCCATTACTGGTGATATACGGTCATTACTCATCTTTAGGTTGCAGGTTTTCGACCAAGTGCTTCAATGCTGGATCATTGGTCAGCCGCTCAATTTCGGATTGAATTAACGCAGAAATTTCCTTTTTTACCCCGTTGTAATTTGTCTCCAACATATAACTTAGTTGATGGTCAGAGATTTGAGCAAATTCAGCACCAG from Spirosoma oryzicola includes:
- a CDS encoding helix-turn-helix domain-containing protein, with product MEQLEKENEAYAALIARRMAKVREFLKMSQQELADEFGTTQNLTYRLENGLKVSREMFTLIALYYVKRHKVSHEWLFNPEQEDEPNVPMFTNEVVKRQRINDQREAQRLALLHQFMEEINKVEQKP